GATAACCCCCGTTTCCTGGAGTGGCCAGATCGCTGATGCGCTGGTCGTTGAGGTAAAGCGGATCACCGAGCAGGGGAGACCCCAGTTGCGCGAGATGAATGCGGATCTGGTGAGGTCGTCCCGTTGTGATCGCCACCTGCAGACGGTCTCCCTGCGGACAGCGGTCCAGCAGCTTCAGTTCACTGTGGGCTGTTCGTCGTCGCCGGATCAACCCATCCGATTGGGGCAGCGGCCCCCAGACCCAGCCCAGCAAGGCATGGGGCCGCTCAACCACATCCGTCTTCACCACAAGAGACTTACCGAACTCGAGCCCTGCAACACGCTGTGACCAGGCGTGATAGAGCTTGCGGGTTCCTGAAGCAGGCTGAAAAGATCGCGAGAGGGCGGCTCTGGTGGTCGGCTGGCGTGCACAGACCTGCAGTCCGGAGGTGAAGCGACCAAGACGATGCACGGGCTTTGGAACCAGGGGCTCACCCAGCAGCCGACTGCGCTGATCCAACAGCGTCGCCAGCGTGTGCTGCAGAAAGCCTCCACCCGGCATCACCGGCAGTCCGGAGGGTTTGTTGATCACCAGCAGATCCCCATCGTCATATTCCACCGACCAGCTGTCGGGGATCGCTGGCTCGATCCATCCAGGACGGTGCCAGAGCAGCTCCGCCTGGGCGGGCAGCGGTCGATCCTTGAACAGAAGCTTTCCGTTGAGTCGGATTTCACCCGCTGCGATTCGGCGAAGCCAGACGTCTTCGCAGGAGTGGGGATAACGCTCGGCCAGCAGCGCACTGATCAGAGTTCCTTGGTTACCAAGGTGCGTGATGTCCCTGTACATCCATCCCTGATTGAGTGCGGCTGCACGCCAACCCTCAGGCAAAGGCTCTGCCTGTTGGCAGGTCACTCCACCAGACGATGCTGCAAGGCGTAACGCACCAGCTCGGTTCTGCTGGATGTACCGGTTTTGATGAACAACCTGCTCACATATTTCTCCACATTGCGGATTGATGTCTCCAACTGGCGGGCGATTTCCTTGTTCATCAACCCTTCCGCCACCAGTTGCAGAACACTGGATTCCCTGGGCGTGAAATTGTGCTGCACAGGCTCGCTGGAAGGCAGTGCCTCCGCCTGGGCCAGCAGAGAGCGAATCTCAGTGATCTGTTTTGCCATCTGCCCCATGTCGGCATCTGCGAAGCGGGCTGCTTCCTGCAGCAGCCGCTGCTGACGCTGGGCCACGTTGCTCACGCGCGCCACCAGCTCATCCGGGTCAAAGGGTTTGGGGATGTAATCGTCCACACCCGCCAGATAGCCCTGGGTGCGATCCGCCGTCATGCCCTTGGCCGTGAGGAAAATCACAGGGGTGCCACCCAAGCGCTCATCAGCTCTGAGCTTGTTGAGCAGCCCGTAGCCGTCGAGCCTGGGCATCATCACGTCGCTGATCACCACATCCGGCAGCATCTGCTGCGCCTTGGCGAAACCATCCTCACCATCAACAGCAGTCGTGACATCAAACCCCTCATCCTCGAGGTAGGCCTGCACGGCAGAACGTAGTCCAGGTTCATCATCCACCAGCAGCAGGCGAACTGTTGGCTGTTCTGACTGAGCCAGCTGTTCTGATTGGGTTGGCTGTTCAGTCTGAGAGGACTGCTCGGGCTGAGAGGGTTGTTCGGGCTGGGAGGTTGTCAAGGCCTGACCTCATCTGGCCGGAATCTAGGGGCGTCAGGGCGCAGGCAACCGCAACACTTCCTGGGACTCGATCAACTCAGTGGAATAACCGAGCTCTCTGGCCTTGTCCGAGAGACCTGCTGGATCCTGGCCAGCGAGGTCGGGATGACAAGCCGCCCACCAGACCAGATGGTCTTCGCGCGTGGACGCACGCCTGGTCCCCCCTGGATTGAGCTTGCGGACATAAATGGCTTCGCTGTCCCTCGTGACCCGCAACGGCTCCTCGCGACTGCAGTTCACCGATTCGGAGGGAATCACAAGATTGTCGGCGGATTCCTGCCAAAGCTTGAACCTGCGTATTTCAGGATCAGCAGGGTCTCCCGAAACCGCGAAGATCCCCAACGTGTACTCCTCGGCCCCCTCGCTCTGATCGAGGACCACCAGATCAACCGGACGCATCGCTTTCATCTGCTCAAGCAGCTGTTCCCGATTCACGGCCTCAGCAACAGCTGGCTGAAAAGCAGCTGACGCAACCAGGCCCAAACTGAAGATCCAACGGATGGAGTGCATCGCGACAATCCGAGAGTCACACCATGCTGACCCCACACACCCTCCTAAGCGCAGTGAAGTTGTGATCAACCTCGATCACCAGGCCACCACACCCTGTCACCCCTCTGTGATCCAGGCGATGGAGCCCTGGTGGCGAGAGCAATGGGGCAATCCGTCGAGCCGCCAACATCGGCTTGGCCTGACAGCCGCAGCTGCAATCGGCTCAGCCAGAGAGCGGCTTGCGGGCAGCCTGGGCATCAGATCCGATGAACTGATCTTCACCAGTGGTGCCACCGAAGCCAACAATCTGGCGCTGCTGGGCCACGCCAGGGCCAGGGCACTGTCCGACGGTGAACCAGGGCATCTGATCAGCGTGGCCAGTGAGCATCACGCGGTGCTCGACCCTCTGCTGCAGCTGAAGCAGGAGGGATTTCAGATCACGCTGCTGACTCCGCAAACGAACGGACTGCTCAAGCCGGAACAGCTGGAACAGGCCCTTCAGACCAACACCCAGCTGATCAGCGTGATGGTGGCCAATAACGAGATCGGTGTGATCCAACCGATCCGGGAACTCAGCGACCTCTGCAGCAACAACGGCATCACCATGCACACCGATGCGGCCCAGGCCTACGGGCATCTTCCGCTGGATGCCGAAGAGCTGGGATGTGCGCTGATCAGTCTCAGCGCACACAAATTCAATGGCCCGAAAGGCATCGGTGCCCTTGTGGTCAGGGGTGGCACAGAGCTGCAACCGCTGCAGTGGGGTGGAGGACAAGAGCAGGGCCTGCGGGCGGGGACCTTGCCAGTGCCGCTAATCATGGGCATGGCTGCGGCAGCCGAGCTGTCAATTCAAGACCTGGAAGAGCGTCAGGCTCGGCTCCAGGCCTTGAGGAATCAGCTGTGGACGGATCTCAAAGATCAGAATCCAACAATCGAGCTCAACGGCGCGCTGCAACCGCGACTGGCCCACAACCTCAACATCACTGTTCCCAATGTCTCAGGCAGCCGCCTGCAACGGGCTCTGCGGCCAAGACTGGCCTGCAGCAGCGGTTCTGCCTGCAGTCGTGGTGAGCCATCTCACGTTTTGCAATCCATTGGCCGAAGCCGTGTCGAGGCGGAAGGATCATTGAGGCTGAGCCTCGGACGCGACACAACAGCCAAGGACATTGACGGAGCCATCGAGGTGATCACATCCGCAATCAGGACATTGACCCAGCACTGAAACCAAAAGACGCGTGACACAACCTCTGGAAAAAAGTGTCAGGGAAGCTACCTTCCGCGCAAGTTCCAGAGTGATTCATGACTGAGACACCGGCCAACCAGCCGCTACATGTGCTTCAAGCCATCGAAGACGGATGGAATGCCTTCGCAAAGGCTCCCTGGACTTTCCTGCTCTTTCAAGCACTTGTTGCTGTCATCGCCCTGCCTTTCGCAGCTTTGACAGCAGTTTGCTCAGCACGAATCGCGTCTGTTCCAGGCATCCCTGATATTCATCCTATAGGTGCTGGGATACTGCTGGTCGTGGGCCTTGTTGGCTACATCATTGTGGTTCTTTGGGGGGTCGTGGGACTGATCCGAGGCTCCTGGCAGTGCCTTGAGGGAGTCAAACCCGATTTCAATACTTTTACACGCTGGGATGGCGAAGCCACAGGTCGCTTATTCATCAGAGCGATTGAACTTTTCGTCCTCTTTGCCGTGATCGGCTTGATCTGCTCCCTTGTTGGATTTGGGCTTGTGCAAATCAACCAGGCACTCGCCATTATCCCGCTGATCATTGCTCTTGTTTTCTTCATTTACCTCTCCATCAATCAGAAGTTCCTCCCCTTTATCGCTCTGTTTAAAAACAACGGTTCCTTTGAAGCCATTCAGACGGGACGCTCCGTTGTTGATCCTTCTTGGTGGACAGTTCTCTGGTTCTTCATCGTCGAAGCGATCATTAATGCAATCGCCGCCGCATTCCAGTACGGAGGATTGTTTGTCGTGGTGCCCGTCCTGATCTGCATCTCCACTGCTGCCTATCGCCAACTGTTTGGGAGCGAAGATCAGACAGGTTTGATTAGTGGAAACTGAGAATCACAAAACCGGCAAGACCGAACAGAGCCATCAAAAACTGGGCAATCTTGCTGATTAAAAGGCCAGCCACCACCGCCAGACCAACGACTGATCCCTGGCGCAACGCCTCAAGCCACCCCAGATTCCGGGGTGGCTTTGTTGTGAACCAGGTTTCAACCAGGGTTGCTCCCAGCCATGGACCAAACAAAGCCCCCAGAAGCGGCCCTCCAAACGGGAGTGCCGGCAGCAGGCCCAGCACGCCAACGAGCAAACCCACACCAGCTCCCGCAGCAGACCAGCGGCTGGCCTTCAGACGTGCAGATGCGAGACCCAGAGCCAGCAGATCCGCGATGAGACCCAACCCGAAAAGCACTGTCGCCAGGATGAACTCAGGCCATGCCTGAGCCCAGCCAACAGCCCCCATCCAGACAAGAGATCCCACCGGCAACCAAATCAGACCTGGAAGAAGGGGTAAGAACGTGCCAGGAATCGCCAGCAGCTGAACCAGCAGGGCAATCCACCACACGCCATCGGGGGTCCAGAACCAGCTCATGCCTCAGACCTCGACTCAGTCGGGCGGCGTCGGGCAATTCTCAGCTTGGCGCTGCGACTGCGCGGATTGGATTGCTGCTCAGCCGCGTCAGCTCTCAGCGGCTTGCGAGTGACGCGCTGCAGGCGCTCGTCGCTGACAAAGGCGGTCTTCACGCGCCGGTCCTCAAGCGAATGGAAACTGATGATTGCCAGCAGACCATCGGGCTGGAGCCAGTCAGGGGCTTGTTGCAACAAGCGGTCCAGAACAGCAAGCTCATCATTGACCGCGACCCGCAGAGCCTGAAAGGTGCGCGTGGCGGGATGAATGCGACCACGGCGGGCCTTGGGTGGATAACAGCCAGCGACTGCATAGGCCAGCGCGGCCGTACCGGTATAGGCGCCGTTTGCGTCCAGATCAGCTTTGATCCTGCGTGCAATCCGCCGTGACAAGCGTTCCTCGCCGTAGGCATAGATCAGATCCGCCAAGGCCGACTCGTCCAGCCTTGTGATCAGCTCAGCGGCAGTTTCTCCTCCCCCTGCTGGATTCATCCGCATGTCGAGGGGACCATCCAGCCGAAAGCTGAATCCCCGCTGGGCCACATCCAGCTGAGGGCTGCTCACGCCAAGATCCACCAGGACCAATGCAACCGGGTGAGGAGGGATGTAATCAGCGAAGTTGGTCGCCACGATCGTGACGCGATCTGCGTAGTGCTTGAGCCGCTCGGCCGCTGCCAGACGCGCGGTTTCATCGTGATCAAGCCCGATCAGTCGCAGCTGCGGATAACGCTCCATCAGCAGACCGCTGTGGCCGCCTCCACCCAGCGTTGCATCAATCAACACCCCAGATTGCCTGTGATCACTGAACTCGGTGGCCAGCGTCTGCATCAACGGTTCAGCCAGAACCGGCACATGCATGAAGCCCAGGGCGTGACTGGATGGCAGATCGGGCATGGGTCCTTCCTAAGATCCCAACACGAATGTTCTGCCACGGCCCCATGACGCAGCTGGAAACGCGCACGGAGCCGATGGTGGTCAACTTTGGCCCCCACCATCCCTCAATGCACGGGGTGTTGCGCCTTGTGGTGACTCTCGATGGAGAGGATGTCGTGGATTGCGAGCCCGTGATCGGCTACCTGCATCGCGGCATGGAGAAGATCGCCGAGAACCGAACAAATGTCATGTTCGTGCCTTACGTGAGCCGCATGGATTATGCAGCGGGCATGTTCTACGAAGCGATTGTCGTCAACGCCCCTGAAAGGCTGGCGAATATTTCTGTGCCCAAGCGAGCGAGTTATATCCGGGTTCTGATGCTGGAGCTCAATCGCATCGCCAATCATTTGCTTTGGCTGGGACCCTTTCTTGCTGATGTCGGGGCCCAGACCCCGTTTTTCTACATCTTCCGTGAACGGGAGATGATCTATGACCTCTGGGAGGCGGCCACAGGGCAGCGCCTGATCAACAACAACTACTTCCGTATCGGCGGTGTGGCAGCCGATCTACCTTGGGGGTGGCTTGAAAAATGTCGCGATTTCTGTGACTGGTTCGGCCCCAAAATCGATGAATACGAAAAGCTGATCACCAACAACCCGATCTTCCGTCGACGCATTGAAGGTCTGGGAGTGATCGGCAAGGAAGAAGCCATCAATTGGAGCCTTTCCGGCCCGATGCTGAGGGCTTCCGGAGTGGCCTGGGACCTGCGCAAGGTTGACCACTACGAGTGCTACGACGACTTCGACTGGGATGTGGTCTGGGAGAAAGAGGGCGACTGCTTCGCCCGTTACAGGGTTCGTGTCGAGGAAATGCGCCAGTCCCTCAAGATTCTTCGCCAGGCCTGCGACATGATTCCCGGTGGCCCGACGGAAAACCTGGAAGCCAAACGCATGGCCGAAGGCAAAGACAGCGATTTCGCCGGCTTCGACTACCAGTATGTGGCCAAGAAGGTGGCACCAACATTCAAGATCCCCAACGGCGAGCTCTACACCCGACTGGAATCAGGGAAGGGCGAGATCGGGGTCTTCATTCAGGGAAACAACGACGTGACACCCTGGCGTTTCAAGATCCGTGCCGCAGACAGCAACAACCTGCAGATCCTTCCTCACATCCTCAAGGGACACAAGGTGGCTGACATCATGGCGATCCTTGGCTCCATCGACGTGATCATGGGCTCCGTGGATCGCTGATTCATTCTCAGTCTCTTGCCATGGATGCTGACCAGAAACGCACATCTGCAGCACACAACCGGAAGAGATTTCTTGAGGAAGCCAGACAAGCGAAGTAAAATAAAAAAAAGTTGAAACATTCACCACTTATTCACAATGCTACTAGCCTAAAAAACTAGTTTTAACCGAAAATGCCGACACTTAAAGGGCATTTAATTTCTGGCGACCAAGGCTTCAAAAGCAGAGACGTCAAACTTTACGA
Above is a window of Synechococcus sp. BIOS-E4-1 DNA encoding:
- a CDS encoding pseudouridine synthase family protein — protein: MTCQQAEPLPEGWRAAALNQGWMYRDITHLGNQGTLISALLAERYPHSCEDVWLRRIAAGEIRLNGKLLFKDRPLPAQAELLWHRPGWIEPAIPDSWSVEYDDGDLLVINKPSGLPVMPGGGFLQHTLATLLDQRSRLLGEPLVPKPVHRLGRFTSGLQVCARQPTTRAALSRSFQPASGTRKLYHAWSQRVAGLEFGKSLVVKTDVVERPHALLGWVWGPLPQSDGLIRRRRTAHSELKLLDRCPQGDRLQVAITTGRPHQIRIHLAQLGSPLLGDPLYLNDQRISDLATPGNGGYRLHAWRLQLNDLHLCCEPPSTF
- a CDS encoding response regulator transcription factor, which gives rise to MAQSEQPTVRLLLVDDEPGLRSAVQAYLEDEGFDVTTAVDGEDGFAKAQQMLPDVVISDVMMPRLDGYGLLNKLRADERLGGTPVIFLTAKGMTADRTQGYLAGVDDYIPKPFDPDELVARVSNVAQRQQRLLQEAARFADADMGQMAKQITEIRSLLAQAEALPSSEPVQHNFTPRESSVLQLVAEGLMNKEIARQLETSIRNVEKYVSRLFIKTGTSSRTELVRYALQHRLVE
- a CDS encoding cysteine desulfurase family protein; amino-acid sequence: MECIATIRESHHADPTHPPKRSEVVINLDHQATTPCHPSVIQAMEPWWREQWGNPSSRQHRLGLTAAAAIGSARERLAGSLGIRSDELIFTSGATEANNLALLGHARARALSDGEPGHLISVASEHHAVLDPLLQLKQEGFQITLLTPQTNGLLKPEQLEQALQTNTQLISVMVANNEIGVIQPIRELSDLCSNNGITMHTDAAQAYGHLPLDAEELGCALISLSAHKFNGPKGIGALVVRGGTELQPLQWGGGQEQGLRAGTLPVPLIMGMAAAAELSIQDLEERQARLQALRNQLWTDLKDQNPTIELNGALQPRLAHNLNITVPNVSGSRLQRALRPRLACSSGSACSRGEPSHVLQSIGRSRVEAEGSLRLSLGRDTTAKDIDGAIEVITSAIRTLTQH
- a CDS encoding DUF456 domain-containing protein is translated as MSWFWTPDGVWWIALLVQLLAIPGTFLPLLPGLIWLPVGSLVWMGAVGWAQAWPEFILATVLFGLGLIADLLALGLASARLKASRWSAAGAGVGLLVGVLGLLPALPFGGPLLGALFGPWLGATLVETWFTTKPPRNLGWLEALRQGSVVGLAVVAGLLISKIAQFLMALFGLAGFVILSFH
- the rsmH gene encoding 16S rRNA (cytosine(1402)-N(4))-methyltransferase RsmH; amino-acid sequence: MPDLPSSHALGFMHVPVLAEPLMQTLATEFSDHRQSGVLIDATLGGGGHSGLLMERYPQLRLIGLDHDETARLAAAERLKHYADRVTIVATNFADYIPPHPVALVLVDLGVSSPQLDVAQRGFSFRLDGPLDMRMNPAGGGETAAELITRLDESALADLIYAYGEERLSRRIARRIKADLDANGAYTGTAALAYAVAGCYPPKARRGRIHPATRTFQALRVAVNDELAVLDRLLQQAPDWLQPDGLLAIISFHSLEDRRVKTAFVSDERLQRVTRKPLRADAAEQQSNPRSRSAKLRIARRRPTESRSEA
- a CDS encoding NAD(P)H-quinone oxidoreductase subunit H; translation: MTQLETRTEPMVVNFGPHHPSMHGVLRLVVTLDGEDVVDCEPVIGYLHRGMEKIAENRTNVMFVPYVSRMDYAAGMFYEAIVVNAPERLANISVPKRASYIRVLMLELNRIANHLLWLGPFLADVGAQTPFFYIFREREMIYDLWEAATGQRLINNNYFRIGGVAADLPWGWLEKCRDFCDWFGPKIDEYEKLITNNPIFRRRIEGLGVIGKEEAINWSLSGPMLRASGVAWDLRKVDHYECYDDFDWDVVWEKEGDCFARYRVRVEEMRQSLKILRQACDMIPGGPTENLEAKRMAEGKDSDFAGFDYQYVAKKVAPTFKIPNGELYTRLESGKGEIGVFIQGNNDVTPWRFKIRAADSNNLQILPHILKGHKVADIMAILGSIDVIMGSVDR